CGCGGGAGTTACAGTCGGATAGTATCCCATACCAATGTATGATTTTGCAATTATGTTCTTTTTACCTGCATTTCTTAAGTACTCAAGGTATCCGTTTTCAGTCAGGGCATCAAAGTGGGGAAGTGGTTCTTTTAGTCTGATATGAGCGGGGATGGTTTCATCAATCAACTGGTCAACTGATTCAACTCCTGTTTCATCCAACATCAATTTTATTTCATGTTCATTGGGTCCGATATGTCGTTTTTCAAATTTATCGAAAATTTCAAATGTCTTCATTGTGGCTGTGCCTGTGTTATATAGAATTTAAAAAATATCAACATTAAAATTAATGAAATCAGGGGGAATAAACTGCAAAGAGGGAAAACGGGACTTATTAATTATTAGTTATGATGTATGATTTGGTTGAGTGAATTGGTGCGACTCCAATTAAATTTTATATATCTCATGCATTCAGTGTGTGAAGTCGATTCGGATAATTCAGGTGAAGAAAAATTGATATATTTGAGGTTAAGGTTTGCTGATTGCAGACAGATTCCAAAACAATTCGACAGCAATAAAATGAAAACAGCAATTTTAAGTCTGGCAATACTGATTATGATGTTTCAAACAAATAATGGACAGAAAAACAATTTGAATAACGCGGACAACCCTTTTTTCAAAGAGTGGAAAACCCCTTTTGGCACTCCACCTTTTACAGAGATAAAACTCGAACATTACCTTCCCGCTTATGAGGAGGGGATAAAACAACAAACGATTGAAATTGAGAAGATTGTATCCAACAGGGAAACACCTGTTTTTAAGAACACAATCGAGGCTATGGAGCTTTCAGGTTCACTTCTTTCCAAAGTTGACCGTGTGTTTCAAAATCTCGTCTCAGTGATTACAAATGCGGAAATGCAGGTGTTATCGGAGAAGTTTGCGATTATGCTTGCAAAACACAGGGATGATATTTATCTGAATGATAAACTTTTCAAGAGAATCAAGACTGTTTATGACAATCGCGATAAAGAAAAGCTGACTGAAGAGCAATCGATCCTCCTTAAAAATTATTACCTCGATTTTCTAAGAGGTGGTGCCAACCTCAATGAAGCCCAGAAGACAAAACTAAGAGCGATCAACGAGGAGCTTTCAAAACTAAATGTACTTTACGGTGACAATGTCAGAAAAGAGAATGGCAAGTTTAACCTGACTGTTGATAAAGAAGCTGATCTGGCTGGTTTGTCACAGGATATGATTTCCGCTGCATCTGAAAAAGCAAATGCCAAGGGATTGAAGGGGAAATGGGTATTTACGATTGACAAACCGACACTTCTCCCTTTTCTTCAGTTTTCCCAAAACAGGGATTTACGCGAAAAGATGTATAAAGCCTATGTGAACAGAGGAAACAATAACGACGAACTCGACAACAAGAAAGTGCTCTCCAGAATTGTTTCGCTCAGGGTGCAGAAAGCAAACCTCCTCGGTTACAAAAACTGGGCTGATTTTGTTCTCGAGAAGAAAATGGCTAAAACGCCCGAAAATGCGTATAAATTTTTGTATGATGTTTGGAAACCGACGCTGAAACGGGCTCAGTCCGAGGTTGATGAAATGCAGAAAATCATCGACAAAGAAGGTGGTAAATTCAAACTTCAGCCATGGGACTGGTGGTTTTATGCCGAGAATGTAAAAAAAGCCAAATATGATCTCGATGAGGAAATGCTGAGGCCCTACTTCAAACTGGAAAATGTTCTCAATGGCGTATTCGCTGTTTCCACAAAGCTTTTTGGAATTCAGTTTGTACCAAGACCTGATATTGAAGTGTATCATCCTGAAGTAAAGGCATTCGAAGTAAGGGAAGCCTCGGGAAAGCATATCGGAATTTTATATACCGATTACTATCCAAGGGACAGCAAGACAAACGGTGCATGGTGCGAGAATTTCAGGCTTCAGAGCAACATTAACGGGAATTTCATTGCTCCTGTTATCTATAATGTAGGGAATTTCTCAAAGCCAACTGCGGACAAACCTGCTTTAATCAGTCTGGATGAGGTCAGGACGCTGTTTCATGAATTTGGTCATGCCCTGCATTTCCTTCTTGCGAATGTAACTTATCCGGGTTCCTCATCTGTTCCTGCTGATTTTGTTGAATTGCCTTCACAGATTATGGAGAAATGGGCTCTTCAACCTGAGGTGTTAAGGATGTATGCGAAGCACTACTCCACAGGGAAGGCGATACCGGATTCCCTGATTACGAAAATTGATAAAGCCGGAAAGTTTAATCAGGGCTTTGAAACAGGTGAATATATTGCCGCATCGATTCTTGATCTCGACTGGCATACCCTCACCGATCCTTCTGAAAAAGATGTAGCTGCTTTTGAGAAACAGTCTTTGGCAAAAATGGGCATTCTACCCGAATTTCTTCCAAGATACATGACTACAAACTTTCTTCATATCGCTGTTTGGGGATATGAGGCGGGATACTACAGTTATCTTTGGGCTGCTGTTTTGGATGCAGATGCCTTCGAAGCGTTTGAAGAAAAAGGGATCTTTGATCAAAAAACTGCATCAGACTACAGAAAATATATCCTTGAACCTCTTGGAAGTGTCGATTTAATGGGAAATTACAAGAAATTCCGAGGCAGAGAACCAAAAGTTGATGCTCTGCTAAAATCGAGAGGGTTGGAGTAGATTGGGAGTAACTAAATATGCCTGAAATTTCTCGCTTTTATGGGATCATTATAACCATGTACTATAATGATCATAATCCCCCACATTTTCATGCCAGATATGGAGATGACGTTGTTCTGATTTCAATCGAAGATTTGGAAATTATTGAAGGAAATTTTCCGAGTAGAGCGTCTAATATGGTGTTGGAATGGGCAAAGAAAAATAAAAGTAAGCTACAAGAAAACTGGGATAACATTAGAAATGAAAAACCTGTCTTTAGAATCGACCCATTAGTTTAGGAGGAGCCATGTATTACGATGTAAAAATTGCCAAATATATTGATGAGTACAAAATTCACATTGAATTTGAAGACGGAACTTCAGGGGTTGTTGACCTGAGAATCTTTATTGGGAAAGGCGAAATGTCTAAAAGTCTGAAAAGTTTTGAATATTTTAAGACATTTTCGGTCAATGAGGATTTGGGGACCATCTGTTGGGACAACGGTTATGACATTGCCCCCGAAACTCTTTATTTTCTGCTGACCGGAAGGCATAATTATAAGTCAGGACTTCCCGACTATATCTCCGGTTTTGTAACTAAGCA
The nucleotide sequence above comes from Ignavibacteria bacterium. Encoded proteins:
- a CDS encoding DUF2442 domain-containing protein encodes the protein MYYDVKIAKYIDEYKIHIEFEDGTSGVVDLRIFIGKGEMSKSLKSFEYFKTFSVNEDLGTICWDNGYDIAPETLYFLLTGRHNYKSGLPDYISGFVTKQ
- a CDS encoding DUF4160 domain-containing protein translates to MPEISRFYGIIITMYYNDHNPPHFHARYGDDVVLISIEDLEIIEGNFPSRASNMVLEWAKKNKSKLQENWDNIRNEKPVFRIDPLV
- a CDS encoding M3 family metallopeptidase, whose translation is MKTAILSLAILIMMFQTNNGQKNNLNNADNPFFKEWKTPFGTPPFTEIKLEHYLPAYEEGIKQQTIEIEKIVSNRETPVFKNTIEAMELSGSLLSKVDRVFQNLVSVITNAEMQVLSEKFAIMLAKHRDDIYLNDKLFKRIKTVYDNRDKEKLTEEQSILLKNYYLDFLRGGANLNEAQKTKLRAINEELSKLNVLYGDNVRKENGKFNLTVDKEADLAGLSQDMISAASEKANAKGLKGKWVFTIDKPTLLPFLQFSQNRDLREKMYKAYVNRGNNNDELDNKKVLSRIVSLRVQKANLLGYKNWADFVLEKKMAKTPENAYKFLYDVWKPTLKRAQSEVDEMQKIIDKEGGKFKLQPWDWWFYAENVKKAKYDLDEEMLRPYFKLENVLNGVFAVSTKLFGIQFVPRPDIEVYHPEVKAFEVREASGKHIGILYTDYYPRDSKTNGAWCENFRLQSNINGNFIAPVIYNVGNFSKPTADKPALISLDEVRTLFHEFGHALHFLLANVTYPGSSSVPADFVELPSQIMEKWALQPEVLRMYAKHYSTGKAIPDSLITKIDKAGKFNQGFETGEYIAASILDLDWHTLTDPSEKDVAAFEKQSLAKMGILPEFLPRYMTTNFLHIAVWGYEAGYYSYLWAAVLDADAFEAFEEKGIFDQKTASDYRKYILEPLGSVDLMGNYKKFRGREPKVDALLKSRGLE